A section of the Primulina eburnea isolate SZY01 chromosome 1, ASM2296580v1, whole genome shotgun sequence genome encodes:
- the LOC140811613 gene encoding transcription factor MYB73-like, protein MVAEDGGGDKIKGPWSPEEDGTLKKLVQQHGARNWSLISRSIPGRSGKSCRLRWCNQLCPDVEHRSFSAEEDEIILKAHPKFGNKWATIARLLNGRTDNAIKNHWNSTLKRRCGGGKERPAQVLRRADSGDVSVAMNPPGADNREADGVAPIELNFLSQASASASAVESTILAAAVDNEGTGDGELTELTLCLPWTESSAAKEEDYLSTPPTRVDHHQSRHRSEIQTEENKGTLSFGPELLGIMQELIRMEVRNYLSCLGDVDGDGGGSRTAGVKRIGISKLNND, encoded by the coding sequence ATGGTTGCGGAGGACGGTGGCGGCGACAAGATCAAGGGGCCGTGGAGTCCGGAGGAGGATGGGACGTTGAAGAAGCTTGTGCAGCAGCATGGTGCCAGGAACTGGTCGTTGATAAGCAGATCGATTCCCGGGAGATCAGGGAAGTCTTGCCGTTTGCGGTGGTGCAACCAGCTGTGTCCCGACGTGGAGCACCGCTCCTTCTCAGCGGAAGAGGACGAGATCATCCTCAAGGCGCATCCCAAGTTTGGGAACAAGTGGGCGACGATCGCGAGGTTGCTTAATGGGCGTACGGATAACGCGATCAAGAACCACTGGAACTCGACTCTGAAGCGGAGATGCGGCGGTGGAAAGGAGAGACCTGCGCAGGTGCTGAGGCGAGCTGACAGCGGCGATGTTTCTGTGGCGATGAACCCCCCGGGTGCAGACAATAGAGAAGCTGATGGGGTTGCTCCGATCGAATTAAATTTCCTATCCCAGGCATCGGCATCGGCATCGGCGGTGGAATCAACGATCTTGGCGGCGGCGGTTGATAATGAGGGAACTGGGGATGGCGAGCTAACTGAGCTGACTCTCTGTCTACCATGGACGGAGAGTTCAGCTGCGAAGGAGGAGGACTATTTATCGACGCCGCCGACACGGGTGGACCATCACCAGAGCCGCCACCGCAGCGAGATACAAACGGAGGAGAATAAAGGAACGCTGTCGTTTGGGCCAGAGTTGCTTGGGATTATgcaagaactgatcagaatggaGGTGAGAAATTACCTTTCTTGCCTTGGCGACGTTGATGGTGATGGCGGAGGGTCTCGAACTGCTGGGGTGAAACGGATTGGGATTAGTAAgcttaataatgattaa